TGGAGCTGCGCTTGTCCGTGACGTCACCTAAGGGATAATCACATGACCCCATATGGAAACATCACGTGACATGCCGCATAGTAATTCACTATAATAAGATAAATGTAAGCGTCGTTTTTGATATGTAAATCGAAAGCGACGGCTAATGAAGCAGGATAAAAACACCCCGGGTATGGTGTCGGGTGACGTGCTATCTTACGATGCACTGTCATCCgaaaaatataagtgaagaaGGAGGGTACCGGCGGCAGCCGTTGCCTTCCCATCTCACTCATGTAACCCTATCAGGTGAAAAACATCCAATATAGCCATAAAGTAACACTTATAATAGTTAATTCAGAAAAATCTAATAAGCTGTGTAGGTTCAAAAGTATCCAGCTTCCTGTTGAGCAAAGCCCTTCCATCCGAAGGTCCTATAGgtgacaaaaatacaaaaaatatattatccaaatatatttattaaaagggGACAAATTTTTCAGTACAATGCCGACAGGGACAGAACAGCGAAAAATCATATGAATAACCATGGCTTGTATTCTACATTCAAACCTCCCGGTTTGACAGTTTGTAACTTAAAGATCCATTCAGACTCACGTTTTTTAAGCATTTTCATGCGATTGCCACCGATTCGcggctgtggaacatggtcaagaATCATAAATTTTAAGTCACCTTCAACATGGCCCACATCCGCAAAGTGATGTGAGACAGGCAGATCCCTGCGTTTCTTGCGTATGGAGAAACGGTGCTAGTTGAAGCGTGACTTAAAATCGCatgtggtctcacccacatacaAAAGCTTGCAGGGGCACCATAAAACATAAATAACGAAACTCGATTCACAAGTCAAATAAAATTTAAGGGGATAAGAAATCCCTGTATTCGGATGCATAAAATCACGTCCCTTCACCATGTATTTGCAGTTCACACAGTGAAGGCACGGAAAACTGACACTTTTCTTGGGAGCCAAGAATGTTTGACATATACCTTTTTGTTGCCCTATGTCGTTCTTTACAAGTTTATCTTTTAGATTGCAAGCTCTCTTATATGACATAATAGGTCTAGTCATGAATTCTGGAATGTTTTTATGTTCTGTACTCAGAATCGACCAATGTTTGTTGAGAATTTTACTCACATAAGGGCTAGCTTCGCAGAAGGTGGATACAAAGGGTATTTTCTGGGATTGGTCCCTCTTAGTGCCTCGAAATAATTCACTTTGTTCTTTCTGATTAATAAGTTTTAATTGCTGCTGCAATGTAGATACCGGATAATGCCTCTGTTTAAAGCATTGTGTCATCTTATCCAGAGTTTTATCCAGTAAGGATGTATCACTGATTATTCTCTTGGCTCTAGTAAACTGACTATACAGTAATGACCACACCATCGTCCGAGGATGAGCACTGTCAAACCTAAGGACGGTGTTGCGGTCAGTAGGTTAAGTGTAGACCTCAGTACTTAACACACTGCCAGTGCGTCGAACATTAACATCCAAAAAGTGCATCGTGCTAGTGGAGAATTCCAACATGAACTGTATATCGGGAATCAGGCTATTTAAATAATTGTGAAACAATTGCAACTCTGATGTTGTGCCTGTCCAAATAacaaaaatatcatctatgtatctccaccacctcagcacatggctgaagtggtgggacacatagacgtgctGCTCCTCCAAATGAGAAACGACCATGTTGCCGTAAGGGGGGCCACATTCGTCCCCATGGCTGTCCccctaatttacatataataatcatctccaaaaaggaaataattattatataaaatcatttGTAATAGAGCCAGAAAAAAGGTTTGAGCCTCAATGGTATAATCTGAATTTTCTAAAATTTTCAGAATTTTCTACTTATAGTTAGGTTATTCTTCTACAGGGTGAGTCAAAATACTCAGGACCCTTTTATTTCAAAAATGgaagggaaaatgaaatatctgaattccccagcaagtaatgggtgagggggcCTATCTATATTCATGTTATGATCGGAACATGGCCGCCATCTTGAAAGCCGCTATATTGGGTCAAGGGCACATTTTTCCAGTGGGAAAGGgggtcatgtagcatatcaaagaagaccagaattttctcagaaatcgattGCTTCAATCAGATTTGCATATTTCTTGTGGTtaaaaagttatcaacacagtAAGTTGCAACAACAACTGGGAACCTTTcctgtgatgcacagctatttgacctgttcaatgtgttgtccctggtgctgaacacagaaCTTTGAAGTTTTGATAAtttttgaaccacaagagatattaCAAATCTGATTGCGGCAATTAATTTCTGAGAAAATTCCAGGTCTCCTTTGATATGCTACATTAcccccttcccattggaaaaatttgcccttgatccaatatggcGGCTTTCAAGATGGCAGCAGATGTTCcggacatagcctaaaagatagctcacctcacccattacttgctggtGTATTCAGATATTTGACTTTCCCTTttatttctgaaataaaagggtgtcctgagaCTCACCCTGTATAATGATATTTCTCATGTCACTATCTAATGTAACATTATTTGGGTTTGACTCAATCTTTCCCAAGTAAGTTGAATGTTACTAGTGAAGAATGTTTCCAGTGTCACCTTTGTCTGTTTCCCAAAATTACATTCAAAATATACAGGAAGAAAATGAGTCTCCTTATGTGTAATTAGCTCTGTATATGGAGTGTCAGTAACAGCCATATGACACTGAATTTGAGTGTAGTAGGCATGGTCCATTCAAAAGGCGTAATATGTCCCATTCCACTACAAGCAGGGTACTGTCAGGACACTCGTGTAAGCACTTCACTAGCAGGAGCCAGTTCTCTGTATCCTTCCAGTCTATCACTGTGAATAATCTTAGGTAAAGAGGAAAGcattatgtaatttttatacTTGATGCTCAATAAAGATCATTGCCTATCATGGTGAGGATGTCGCCTGCTGTTTTGAATTTGAAAACCTGAAAAAGTGGCCCAAGCTTCTTTTTTTTCTCAGTTTTCTCCTTGAAAATGTTTCCTGAACAAAGCAGAACGTATTCTTCATTGCTGAGACATAGAGATGGTGGTTTCCTCCTTCTTTTACGTTTTGGGGAACCCTGATGCTTTTGAACAATTTGAATATTTTCTTCTGCACGCTTTCTGGAAAACTTTGTTAGCTCATGTTTAAGAAACACATTCTGTGGAAATAAAAGGTCTTCAAAATTAATTCTTATAGGTTGTATGAACTTGACCATGTGATGCAGATAGACTGTATagtaaatgtgtgacttttttgtgtttttttcagaGAGATTGTTATCAGGATGAATGACTGCTTTACATTGATTTACAGTCTGGGTTATTGAGGCTGGCTTCTTAAGGCTTGAAAAAGAATTACGAATGAAGACAAATGATGGGGTGGACTTGGGCTGAGGGGTCACGgtagattttttctttttgcttaaAACAGACGCCTTCTTTTTAGTAGTTGCAGAAGAATTGTCCAGTATAGgaactgatttattttttgtttttctgctacttttcttcttttctttttttgcagttgGTTCAGATATACTCTGACTGTATGCAGAAGAATTACAGGGAAGTAAACCAGAATTGATACTTAATAAAGGAGAACTTTTGGCAGACAGTGAAATAATCGTCTTCTGGTATAAGCTTCCTGTTGATGTACAATAGAGATGTCCTGTTGCTGGGCATTGTAGATATCTTCTACTTGGGTTTTGTGGGTCTGATGGTGTATGCACAAAGAGGAACCATTTATTCAAAATTGGAATTATTGGAGCTGTTGGTTGATGCATAACGATGATGTGAGCGCTGGAATGGCTAGCTTAATATAGATATACCACTCTTAAAAGTCTGGAAGGCACTGAAGAACAACCCTGGTCATGAAACAAAATTAGAGATATTTGTCATATAGTTTATTCAAAAACATCACCAAAGTATAACAAAATTGCCAAACTCCAcagatatacagaagatgtacatTACTAAAACCATAGATGTTTCAGTGCTCCAAATCCCATAGTTTTGGTGGGAATTCACATAATTTTTGCCCAATAAAGTTTTCAACTTTTTTATGATTATGTGCTGTGCTTGACACTTTAAAAAAGTGGATGGAGAAGTGTGTCTAGTTATGACAGATTTATCCACTGTGGCTTTTTAAAGTCACAAAAAAGGTGTAGGGTTGGCTAAGgggctggcaaaaaaaaaaaagctataaaagTAGCATCTCTAGTCAGGTTTAAAGCTGAGCCAAATTTATTAAATAGCATGTGACATTTGATATATTTAGCGCACATTGCGGAAAAGCAgactcagggtccattcacacgtctgtagtgtattacggatccacaaattgcggatcctcaatacacccggccagcacccccatagaactgcctattcttgtccgcaattgcggacaagaataggacattgtgaggaatatggattaatatttactgtcagccatgtcctcacccccccccccccatttgctgacagatagcagaggtcgggaactccacaggagggccctgcttcaaagccccagccctgattgtaatttgatgcacctcttggcatgttcagtgtacatgcaaaatgggtttccaccccccccagccatctgagtgttaGTTGGCAAGAGCAGAGGCCCCCAGGGgttccaggcttcaaggagaaggtcacacctcagtgcaccagtttggagccaactgaatcttgcaggaaaacccccagcatggggtatccgcccttccccaggatcaatgagacttcccatacatgttggcacctacttttcataaggaattatgaatcgcctggccatcgcaggcgcaaaccagatacatatttgtgtcccggtggccacgaggtatgttcccatggtctttgtttactgggacaagttcggggtagggagatacccatatcttcccatagaaaccacataacggtaccaggtttgggctctacttgtagccggaacccaggcaggtccattagtcccagaaccatctccctgtgaccctctggtctggagctatgaaccctaaagggttttgtgggtcatttgctgccagtcccaaagagggggagtggacccctccctgaggcagggaggggaggggccggctgcaggttaaaagtctggtgccagcaagtaggcaggtctttctctgaagaggggtcacatcctacacaatggtttagagggacccaggaaatagcggagttcacggcccttcatgtggacaccagcaaagaacatctcaaaggaactttcatcatactcggtaactgacttttacactgcttaaccctgttgtaaccatataacctgtatctgtaacctcagaccactgtatatattgtctgtgtatattgtgttaaatctagtgtgcccatacggctattaaatctataatttaatcttgtgctatcttgtatctcgatcacgaatccccacgtccgtgttttggcctagttataagctaccgcgggttggtttctgaccctatataatcccgttagcggaccgggcttatatcaaacgagactggtggcagttacccggactgagggcgtgctgttttcactgtggcagtgaaaaggctctctccgcttgttgcctctctgtgcccgcgtggacagggggtgtgtgtgtataaactataccaacctgaccttacgtgctccactGGAGGCGTAACTTCGCGTTTTTGATaaacccgtgatcataccagatctcgtgagctcgacgtggctGACGTccagcgggcacgaggtgtggtattcatcacagacatgttctatttttttcgggagccgcggaccagaagatcagggcggcgctctggaaatgcggatgcggacagcacactgtgtgctgtccgcatctcttccggccccctagagaatgaatgggtctggattcgttCCACAATGTTGCGGAACAGATCCGGACGCAGTCTACAGATGTTTGAATGGACCCTCAAGGACATACAGTTTGACTTCAAATATCGCCTCAGGATAAATTCTCCCGATAAAATACAGTGTGAGGTGTGACGAGGGTACCCCAAGTAGAGTCCCCTTTttaaatacacacacactcacatgCCTAGAGGCCCCCTTTATTCTGCTTTAAAAGAGAAATATTCCCTTGCTTGGAGCTGTGTCCTAGTAATTGAAAATAACACTTCCCCGTCATAAAGATAAGGATGGGAGCTTCAAAAGCACCCCTGCCGAGGCTCATCATAAAATACTGGATCCTGGGATAACATTAGCCAGACATTTTGACTACATTCACATCAGGGGACCAGAGAGAGATGGGAAAGTGACCTACTGAACCTTTGAGGGACTCAAACATAGTCATTTTTCATACCTCTGGTCGTAGGCATATTCTTCACTGGCTAAGGCCGGATTCAACCTCCATGGACCAGTGCGATCACAGAGATATCAAACAGTATTTTCTTGTGCCTATGGAAGGCCGAAAAGCCAGCTTTAAGCCGTCCTGAAGAACCACAAGCCCCAGCAGAGTCAAGTTTGGTCTTGTTAGACTCGTAAAATCATAAGGGTCATTAATACCTGAATGTCATAGCTATATTTAGTGGTTCCACAGAACTGTGGGCTCAGCCAGAATAAGGACATTCTGGGCTGACCTTAGCTGGGTCCTAAACCTAAACCTAAACGTTCGTAGCCTTGGTGGGCAGAACTGCTGGCACCTCCTGTTTTAGAACTGTTATAAGATGCTGGCAGGGCATTGTATGGAACCTCTGCCTTGCCTTAACACCTGGATTTGTatctgtgacgctttgcgatccacagcgatactaggaaatcgcaaATGTGCCATATTTTGCAATCACAGAGACaccagagccttcactaagaatcttctcttttcactaaaggagtaattcacagagcagaggtgccattatcaccaccttgtgacaaacctttcctgccccatgccaagttgagtagccatcaatctagttctcttatgacagaacctcctaaacctggtctttctgcagccatagtgtctccaatgcCAGCAGGGTTCTCACACCTTCAGTCTTGCCAGTGCGCTTCAAAGAGAGCAGGACAGATGCTTATCAGACAGCTGCTGTCACCGGGCAGCCACCTCTAATACATAGCTTTCATATTTGCATCCATATTTCCTAATATTTCCTGGGTTCGGAACCAATGCACTGAACCATCTCTTCAGGGATTATTCCGGCCCCAATAATACACCTTTCAGGAAATCGGCCAGTCAATCAGAGATTCTCTCTCTCAGATATCAAAGCTCTCAGGGAATCCAAATGGTAATTCTATCCTGTTTAGTATCAGAGGATCTGTAAAATTGTGCTGATTCTCAATATGACCTCTATGTCCTAATTTGACCCACGGGTACGGAGAAACTGGCACAGCAAAGATTCAGCCAgatttcctctgtccatggcaggaactgcccctcttccaattacccaaggctggacttgtgcgGGTCACAACCCCTCCCCACTACAGAGTGGGTAAAACCCTGTGACACATTCAGCCCTGGGTCCTtcttctaccatctgacgtcgactaacatcacgaccgcccgctggacacgggcacaccccaccatcttggattattctacaAAGACTTTGTATTTTACTGGACTTTACCActgtaattctgaacttacagacattctattcccttccacctcttacctatttctatccaaaccaatctgttcaactggcaggtatatttatctgtcagctttaatgcatatatatatttttgtgtgcagttttagaataaaaactaacgatttcatcgttccagttttgcccttgttacttgatgacctgatctatgctaagaactctgccctcagaagacatactaccaaattgttttatttttataaattgttaatgtactagctaggttgcaaataaccgttttgtccctttaggattagctagccggggtctcttcgccccgattcaatacgaagagtggtggcagcaaagtaatttgatttccagcatgaaatcagtcattttatttttacagattgtacgtacaatcgtgattgcatcctgtctgggcccaccaaccaatcttaaacgtcttctgtgctgacagtggattcgcctccagaagtctctagtggagacctgtatggcaactgtggcttagtacgacgggattggcgggtggttgtcacagTATCGCATTCTGAATGTCAGTGCTCAGGGTCCACTGATATTATACCAATCGGATTGCACAACGGCTTCAAGGACTGAAACAGAGGAATTTAAGTATACTTTTCATccattatcccttttattttaactGTCGTGAATTACTATTACCTTGAATTATTATTATCTAGAATAGTCATTtttctgtaaatgtatatatgcacTGCTTTTCCTTTCACCTTTTATTAAAAGATTGAAAAATCTTATTTGCTAAGTCTTACGTGTTCTAAGCAAAGGAATTAACGAATCCTGTCTCTGAAGAGAGTAACGTTACCATTTTGTGTGAGAAAGGTAATTTTGATTGTTGCTTGGCTGAACGATTGCGATAGCTGGTTCATTCCCTGCTCTGCGTGAAGGTGAGTGACCAGTGGGATGTTCTGTATGCTTAGAACATTAGTGCATGAGTTATGAATGTAACTAGTTGCAAGGACCAAATTTCCAGTTATGGATGAGAACTGTGACATTCAGGTTTTCTTGCTGTCTTTTGAGAAAACATGTCGTTACCATAAACTGCCTGAGTCACAGTGGGCCAGGTACCTGACACCCGGGCTGAGAGGCAAAGCCCAGCAGGCCCATGCAGCATTACCACCTGAAAAGGACAATGATTATCAGGCCCTAAGGAtgctattattaaaaaatatcagtTGACGCCAGAGGACTACAGAAGGAAGTTTAGGTCCATGGAAAAGGGACCTGCCGACTCCTTTGCTGATGCGACGAGCAACCTATACAGGTAATTCGATCGATGGGCTGACAAAGCAACTGTTGTCACCCGTGCGGCCCTAAGAGAGTTGATGGTCTTAGAGCAGTTCTATGAAATGTGCCACAAATACCCAGACATCAAGAAGTGTGTGGAGGAGCGTAAGCCAGCAACAGCTGCCGAGGCCGCAGACTTAGCCGATGAATATCTTGCCAAGGTGACACCTGAACCCCACGGCTATTCCTTCTCCCATTTGAGAAGAGAGAAATATTCATCCCCAGCAAAGCAACGCTTTCACCGACCTAGCACGTGGAACTGCCGGAATCAAGCCAGCACCTACAGAAGTGCGCAcgtgctatgcgtgcggcaagccaggacatCTTAGCAATGCCTGTCCTGAGAAGAAGAAGTCAGCAACCCATCAGCCGTGCAGTTGGTGAGTGGAGGTGCTAAGAGCAACACAGACAACCTACAGGCTGTTACTGTGGGCAACCTGTGCATCATGGGCTTCCGCGACACCGGCGCAGAGTTCACACTAGTCCGGCCCGAACTAGTGGACGACAAGGATCTTATTCCAGGCAAAAGTCTCACAATCACTGGAGTTGGGGGGACGAGTCCAAATGTTTCCCTTACTCGTGTCTTTCTTGATTGGGGAGCTGGAAGTGGAGCAAGAGAAGTTGGGGTCTCTGCAGAGATCCTTAACAACGTTTTGTTAGGCTCTGACCTgggacgattggtctcgtgctatGTGCCCCCTGGGAGCACACAGGACTCACTCATCCCAACAGAACCCCCTAGACATACCAAGGTACTATATGAGGATGTTTGTATAACGCCCGATCACCTTGGGGATGGACAGAGGGAGGTGATAAGTagggtgtgtgggagcagttctcctaaGACAGGAGATGTGGAAGGGACTGCaggtgtatgtacacaggtagcagATGTATATTTAGCCAATTCAAGTGATGGAAATGTTCGATGTGATAATATTGTACCTGTTTTGCCTGTCACTCACAGTGCTGCAAAGGCTGCAGCGGATCAGTCCATCGGGGAAGAGCAGGTGGAAGTGTCCTTGTCCACCTGTTCTGCCTCAGTGGACTCAGCCGCTTCAGAGCCTCAACAGCTGTCACTGTTtgccacaggacagctggctgggacttgtagtgctgcctttgagcaggccctgcggGATGATCCTAGTTTGGAGCAGCTGAGAGGCTTAGCTGCCAACACTCCCGCAGAGGGAGATAAATACAAGGTGTATTGTGACAATGGGAATCTGTATAAAGAGGACACTTCCcgcagtgacagtagggtggggtCACTCAaaaggcagctcattgtacctgtgcagttcaggggacaattactgcaagtgattcatgagatccccttagctggtcacctgggaataacaAAGACAAAATCCTGGCATCGGAACGGACATAGCAAATTACTGTAGGTCCTATGACGCCTGCCAGCGAGTTGGCAAAGCTGGAGATGGTCACAGAGCTCCGCTGAATTCCTTGCCTGTAATTAACAAACCTTTCCGGAGAGTGGTGGTGGACATTATTGGTCTAttggccatccccagcagttcaGGCAAATGATTCATCTTGACCGTAGTGGATTACGCCACTCGCTACCCCGAAGCGGTGGCATTGTCTTCCATTAGGGCGGACAAAGTTGCGGACATCCTGCTGGGAATCTTCACaagagtggggttcccagcagAGCTTCTCAGAGACCAAGCACCGCAGTTTA
The genomic region above belongs to Bufo gargarizans isolate SCDJY-AF-19 chromosome 4, ASM1485885v1, whole genome shotgun sequence and contains:
- the LOC122936004 gene encoding uncharacterized protein LOC122936004 gives rise to the protein MHQPTAPIIPILNKWFLFVHTPSDPQNPSRRYLQCPATGHLYCTSTGSLYQKTIISLSAKSSPLLSINSGLLPCNSSAYSQSISEPTAKKEKKKSSRKTKNKSVPILDNSSATTKKKASVLSKKKKSTVTPQPKSTPSFVFIRNSFSSLKKPASITQTVNQCKAVIHPDNNLSEKNTKKSHIYYTVYLHHMVKFIQPIRINFEDLLFPQNVFLKHELTKFSRKRAEENIQIVQKHQGSPKRKRRRKPPSLCLSNEEYVLLCSGNIFKEKTEKKKKLGPLFQVFKFKTAGDILTMIGNDLY